From the genome of Paracidovorax avenae:
TCAGCGCCGACCAGCGAGACACATCCGATCCCGAGCCCAGCGAGCGCTTGCTTGAGGGCGTCCACGGTGGACATGTACTCGCAGAAGATGATGATCTTGTCTTCGTCGCCCATCGACTGCACGGTGTCCAGCAGGAAGGGCACCTTCAGCGATTCGAGCGTCCTGCGCAGCTGCACGATCTTGGGCATGGCCTGAAGGCTCATGTCGCGATAGATCTCGCGGTAAGTGCCGAGTCCTTCTGGCGAGAGATATCGGAGCTGGCGGTCTTTCTTGCCCAGATCCGAGAGCACCGCCTTGCTGCGCCGAATCATCCACCCCTTGATGGCATCCGCGAGCTTGGCGCGCTTCTCAGCCGTTCCAGCAAAACCTTTCCGGAATTCGCCGAGCGGCAGCTGGCCCAGGGCATGCCCGGTGATTCGCAGCAGCGTGTGCATCTCGACCTCGCGGTTCAGGAGCGGCGTCCCAGTGACGACGTAGCAGCGAGGGATCCGCGCGGCCAGCAGAAACACATTGCGCGTGCGGCCGCTCTGGTACTCCTTCAGGTAGTGGGCCTCATCCACGGCCATCACTTCGAACGCGAGCTCGGTCGCACGCACCAGGCCACCCATGCGCTCGTAGTTGCCGATCACCCAATCGCACGCCTGCAGCGTCGCGGTGCGATCTTCGCCCACCATGCCCACAGTCGCCTCCGGGTAGACCATCCGGATCTCCCTCTCCCAGTTGAGGCGCAGGGACGCCGGACACACGATCAGCACCCTCCCCTTGCCGGCGGCAAGCCGGCTGGCAACGACCGTCTGGCGGCTCTTCCCAAGGCCCATGTCGTCACCCATGCACGCGCCGGCGGATCGCAGCATGTGTTGAACGCCGATCGCCTGGTAGTCCCTAAGAACACCTGTGGCCACTAGCGAAGTAACGGCGGACGCATCGAATGGCAGGTCTCCGGATCGCTGCACATCCGTCGAGAAGAACCCCGTGCCCGCAGAATCGTCTCCCCCGCGGCCACCTCGCTGGGGAGGTGGTGCCGCAGGGACGACGATGGGCGAAGACGAAGCACTTGCGGTGGCGAGTTCCTCCAGCACGACGGCCTGTTCATGGACAAACACGAACTCCGCCTTGACGCCGGCATGCCGCACCAGATGCTCCTGGATTTCAGCGGGATCGCAATGCACTTGCCAAGCGGCGGCGTGCTTGTGAAACAGGCCGCGCATCGCCCGCATCGCCGCCACGCACGGCGGGTCATAGACGAAGCTCACAGCCCACTTTCCGCGGCCTCCGTCGCCCTTGGCGAGCGGGAAAACTTGGACGTCGAGCAGTTGGGTGTAGAAGTCGGGCTCGGGCGCCGCGGCCGAGGCCCGCAGCGCAGCCGCAACAGCGTCGAAGGAAACGTGCTGCCCGCTGTAGGCATCGAGGAGCATGCTCTCGACGTCGGCCGCCGCGGTAGCCCGCACCAGCCACATGCGCCGCGCAGCGCTCCACCATGCCCCATGCCGCTCCAGAGGTTTGCTCAGCCCGGGCACATGGGCGAGTTGCAGGCCGAAACGCATTCCGTCGAAGCATGCCTTTACGACCAGGTCGGGCGGCGACAGGTTGACGGGCGCCGGGAGGCTGGCCGAGCTTGGTTTGCTCGTCACTTGGCCCCCTGCGAGCGCGCCATAGCGGTCCACAGCGCGCTCACCCTGCATTCCGTTCGATGCAGGTGACGTCGGATCGGAAACCTGCCCAACGCTCGCGATCATGTTCGCGCCATGCCGGGTCGATCTCCGATGTGGCTTCGTCCACGGCCGTCGAGATGGGGTCAGCGATGCGCGGATCGTCGAAGACCACGGCCACCGCGTCCACGATGCCACGCCCATATTTTTGCATCAGCAGTGCGGCAAGACGTGGGGTCTCTGAACCGCGCGCCACGTCGCCGATTTTGCCTGCTGCGTATTCTTCTACCTGCCGAATCAGCAGATTGATGGTAAATGTTTGATCCATCCGGCTCCCCACGTTTAATTGAAGACACCGCACACGGGTGCTTGGTACATGGTGACGATTTGGCCGGGCAGAGATCCAGATGCGACAACAATCGGTTGATTCCCATTATTGTTTACATCCGGATATTTCCGTGTGAGCGCAAGGGATGAGGTGGGTTGCGGAAACTGCTCCGTTTTCGCCAATACGTAGCTATAGCGATTGAAATTTGAATAGCACTGCCCGTTGTCGCTTATTTCAACCGAATCGCGACTCGCTTGAAAGCTACTGGCAGCATTCTGGCAGTAGGCAAAATTGAATTGAATAGCAGCAGATCCGCCGGATGCCAGTCGGCCGCCTCCCCCGCCAAATGTAGTGAAATTCGAATCTGCACTCCCTACGGGCGCTCCCATCGTGGTGGGCGTAGCCGGAAACTTGAGTCCGGAAAAGTATTTGTAGAAGTCGCTGTAATAGGAGAGGCTTCCGCTGTAGTTATCTGCCTGGGAGCCGTAGGGTGCAGAACTGCCGTCCGGATAGGTCCCTACGCCGCCTTGCATGTTGAGGCCAGGCGTGCCTGCCATGGCGCCAGAAGCGTAACCACCAGAACCTGGGCCATCGCCGCCACCCTTCCCTGCGATTGCAGGGTAGTCCGAGGCAGACACGGACCGCGAACCGAGTGATCCGCCACCGCCGCCACCCGTGTACCCCGCTCCTCCCCCACCACCGATCGCGAAACCGGACTTGGCGAGCCCTGCGCCTCCCCCGCCCCCAGTAACGAAGCGCAGGGTGTCGCCAACCTTCACCTTGAACACGCCGGTCACCTCAGGGGCGCGCGATCCGCCCGCCCCGCCTGGGCCGACAGCTACCTTCGCGCCGTTCAAGATGATCGCGGACGAGCCGCCCCCACCCCCGGTGTAGCCTGCGCCACCGTCACCCCCGGCGAGCCGGTAGTACACGGTGATGTCCTTCTTGTAGTCATACCCGGGACTGACCGTGACGGTCTGATCGCCCTGGGAAGGCGTCCAGACGCACCTCTGGAGCGTAGACACGTCCTCCCCTGTTCCTCCTGCCGCCGAACCTCCGGTCCCGGCGACTGGCGGGTAGTACACGTAGCTGGAGAGCGAGCCTGGTGTGACCACGATCGGGCCGGCCCAGGTGCATGTCGTGGCGGCGGCAACGCAGGCGAGTGCCTGCAACAGCGTTCGATGAAATTTCATGAGATGCCTCAGCATTTGATCGCGCGGGCAGCGGCGCGCTTTTGCAGCAGCGACTGCATTGCGTTCCAAACCCGAGCGAGAAAGGTGCGCGTGAGAGGGGTGGACTCGCCAATCACGATCGGCCTTGCTTCATGTTCCGCGTCCTGCCGGAGAGATGGCCTAGCATTTGCGAGTGCGGCTATGGCGGTGAGGCGATCGGTACTGGCAAGCGGGTCGCGCAGCCATGCATCAACGCGCTGTTGGAAATCTTGCTCACTCATCACTTGCTTCAGTGGATGTTCGGATGCCCAACGCTGATGCGTTGGGGCTCGGTGTTCTGACGCAGGACGCCCCTCAGGCAGGAACCTCACCTTCCGGCTCCGTCGCATCGCGCCGTGCCTTGAACACGATCTGCTCGATGCGCGTGAGCTGGAGTGCCACGTCCTCGGCCACCACCTTGATGACCTCTACCTCGCCGCTGTCGCCACGGGCAGTGAATTCCCGTTCCTCGCCGATGACCAGGACGCGGGCGCCCTTCCGCAGGTGGCGAGCGACGTCGCGAGCCTTCTGGCCGTAGATCTCGACTTCGCGCCAGAAGCCGCCGACCTGCTCCACCTCGCCGTCTTCCGTCTGCCCATACCGACCGAAGTACACGCGCATCGAAGCCACCTCGAAGTCGCCGTTCCTGCCCGTGATTTGTCGAAGTTCGGGCGAGTTGGCCAAGTTGCCCTTGCCGATGAAAAGGTTCTGCATTGCATTGCTCCACGGTGCGTTGAGATTGGCGGGCACGGCTGCACCAGGTCCGTACTCGCGGTAAGGCCTACACCGAGATCGGTGATCTCGGAAACATGAACGGTTCTGACTGTTCCACCTGGTCACGGATGCGCTTGATCGCCTCGCGTGCGCTGAGGTGACGCGCGTTGATTTCCTGTGCGAGCCGAGACGCGGTCCGGCACCACTCGTTGAGTTGGCGTGAGCCATGGTCCAGACGCTCGGCCTCCTCCCACGGCAAGTGGCGACTGGACGATCGTTCGCGCCACCGCAGGAACATGTAGCCGCTGTGCGACCGTTGGTGGACGACCAGGTATGCGCGCAGGCCAATGACACTCTTGGACTTCGCGGCCAGTTCGCGCATGTCCAGCACGGCAGCGTCGAGGGTGGCAACTTGCTGGCGCAGGTGGGCAAGGGTGCCCCTACCCGTAAGGGCCTTTGCGTCAATCGGGTTTTGACAGGTCTGGTCCTCTGCGGCTCGTCTTGCCCACAGCACGTGGTTGACGGCATGCTCGCATCCGATGAGATCCGTCTGCCCTTTCCCCACCGATCCTTTCATTCGCTCCCCTTTCATGACCGCTGCTCCATGCTCATGCGCGATGCTTCAGGAGGTGACTGCGGCATCCTCGGCCGGAGCAGACGTTGCCCCAGCTTCGAGCTCGGCTTGTTCAGCAGCTT
Proteins encoded in this window:
- a CDS encoding DEAD/DEAH box helicase, yielding MIASVGQVSDPTSPASNGMQGERAVDRYGALAGGQVTSKPSSASLPAPVNLSPPDLVVKACFDGMRFGLQLAHVPGLSKPLERHGAWWSAARRMWLVRATAAADVESMLLDAYSGQHVSFDAVAAALRASAAAPEPDFYTQLLDVQVFPLAKGDGGRGKWAVSFVYDPPCVAAMRAMRGLFHKHAAAWQVHCDPAEIQEHLVRHAGVKAEFVFVHEQAVVLEELATASASSSPIVVPAAPPPQRGGRGGDDSAGTGFFSTDVQRSGDLPFDASAVTSLVATGVLRDYQAIGVQHMLRSAGACMGDDMGLGKSRQTVVASRLAAGKGRVLIVCPASLRLNWEREIRMVYPEATVGMVGEDRTATLQACDWVIGNYERMGGLVRATELAFEVMAVDEAHYLKEYQSGRTRNVFLLAARIPRCYVVTGTPLLNREVEMHTLLRITGHALGQLPLGEFRKGFAGTAEKRAKLADAIKGWMIRRSKAVLSDLGKKDRQLRYLSPEGLGTYREIYRDMSLQAMPKIVQLRRTLESLKVPFLLDTVQSMGDEDKIIIFCEYMSTVDALKQALAGLGIGCVSLVGADSAKKRQAAVDAFQQVPAAKVFIGTTSAAGVGITLTAANLVAFASMPWTPALMRQAEDRAYRLGQLRDVLVIVPIVPGTIDEGVLKLQDAKRTTEVEVVEAAKAALPDAQQLELVELPAAAREERAVLEFA
- a CDS encoding single-stranded DNA-binding protein; the protein is MQNLFIGKGNLANSPELRQITGRNGDFEVASMRVYFGRYGQTEDGEVEQVGGFWREVEIYGQKARDVARHLRKGARVLVIGEEREFTARGDSGEVEVIKVVAEDVALQLTRIEQIVFKARRDATEPEGEVPA